A stretch of DNA from Vulcanisaeta thermophila:
CACCCACGCCGAGGACCTCTTTAGCCCCATTCTCACGCAGGACCCTGGCAATCAACTCCTCCCTCTCCCTGGTCCTGTAGAATAGGTTAACCTCAACCTTAGCATTAACCAATTCCGCCAGCTCCACGATATCCCTTGGCACGAGGGCCGCAGTATTCCCATTAACGGATATCACGGGATTCCGGGCAAGGAGTAACGCGGCCACGGCGGCCCTTTCCGCATTCAGCGCCTCATCAATCGTGACCTCGCCAATTAAGTAATCAAAGCATTCACCACGTCCATGGGCCATGAGCCCCTGCAGGGCCACGTAGCCCTCCTTAACACCATCCACAAGCCTCTCCCTAATCAGTAGGGACTCTCTCCGTGGATGGTTAATGGGTATCACGGGCGCCACAACACGTTGGCCCTTATAAGGAGTATTCATGTGGTTAATTACGTGGGGTTACGCGCCATCGAATTCCACTGATTTGGCAAATTATGCCGAATCTTCACTAAGACCCACATAACCACTCAACGCAGCGCCTTGCCCAGCAATGATTGAATTCCTCAGCAACTTCCCCTAAGGTTGATGAATAGGGGGTCGTTGATTGAGGAGGTCAAAAGGTTGAAGCAGGAGAGGAATGCCATAATACTGGGCCATAACTACATGGACATGGATGTACAGTTGGTGGCCGACTTCACGGGTGACTCCTACGACCTGGCACTCAGGGCCATGGAGACCAAGGCCGATGTAATAGTCTTCGCGGGGGTTAGGTTCATGGCTGAGCAGGCCAAGGCCCTGAATTACGATAGGGAGGTACTATCACCGGACCTGAATGCTGGGTGCACCATAGCGGATGCGCTGGATAGGGAGACCCTGAGGGAGTATAGGGAGAGGTACCCAAGGGCCCCCGTGGTCCTTTACGTAAACTCCAACGTTGATGTCAAGGCAATGGCGGATTACATCGTCACCTCATCAACCGCGGTTAAGGTTGTTAAGAAGATACCCAGTGATGTTGTTATTTTCGGACCAGACTACAACCTGGCCACCTACGTTGAGAGGATGACTGGTAAGAGGATAATCAAGGTGCCACCCAATGGTAAGTGCATTGTGCATGGAAACTACGTGCCGGGATACGTCAAGGATGCAAGGGCTAGGTACCCAGGGGCTAAGGTAATGATACACCCTGAGGCACCCCTTAACGTTATTGACCTAGCGGACTTCGTGGGCTCCACAAACCAGATGATAGAATTTGCAAGGAATAGCGAGGCCAGGGAGTTCATAGTGGGTACGGAGATTGGGATGATAAACGCACTTAAACTAAAGGTCCCAGGTAAGGAATTCTACCCATTAACCACCGAGCCCATAGCACGCTGTCCTTTTATGGCCATGATCACTTTGGAGAAGGTTTATAGGTCCTTGAGGGATAGTATTTATAGGGTTGAGATGCCCAGGAGTATGGCTGAGGCTGTTAAGGAGGCTTTCGAGAGGACTAGGAAGTTACTTGGTGATTAGGCAATGATCTACATAATCGGCAGTGGTATAGCGGGGCTCTCAGCAGCAATCTCACTAAAAATGAGTAATTACCCAGTTACCGTGATTACCAAGAGGATCCATGGGGGCTCAAGCTACGAATCAAGGGGTGGAATAGCAGCCGCAACGGCGCCCGATGACTCGCCTGAGCTCCATGCGCGGGACACCATAGCCGTGGGTGATGGATTATGCGATGTTAAGTCAGTGGATTACTTCACAAGGGAGGCTCCAGGGGTCATAGAGACCCTGGAGAAGTGGGGCTTTGAGTTCGATGAGGACCTTAGGCTTGAGGCTGGCCATAGTAGGAGGAGGGTTCACCATAGGACGGACTCCACGGGCATGTTCCTAGCGAACTTCCTACTTGAACTAGCCACTAAGCTTGGTATTAACATTGTTGAGGATAGGGTTGTGGCATTGAAGGTTAGGGACAACGCCGTCAAGGGCTTCGTAACCGCCGGCGGTGTTTCCGTTGAGGATGTTGATTCCGTGATCCTAGCAACAGGTGGTTATGCATACCTCTGGAGCTACACCTCAAACCCACGTGATAATACGGGTGATAGTATTGCCCTAGCCTTTAGAGCTGGTGCTGTTGTTGGTGATTTAGAGTTCGTTCAGTTTCACCCCACAGTAACCATAGTAGGTGGTGAATCCTTCCTATTAACGGAGACCCTTAGGGGTGAGGGCGCTGTTTTAATTAACGACAGGGGTGAGAGGTTTGCCTTCAAGTACCATGAGAAGGGTGAGTTAGCACCTAGAGATGTGCTGTCCAGGGCTATTTACAATGAGTATAGGCTTGGGCGCAGGGTTTACATGGATCTAAAGCCCATTGATGATTTCGAGGTCAAGTTCCCATTGGTTAACGAGTTCCTGAGGCGCCATGGGCTTACCAAGAATGACTTAATACCCGTAGTCCCCGGCGCCCATTACTCAATAGGTGGTGTTAGGGTTAATATCAAGGGTGAATCAACAATAAGGGGGCTTTACGTAATTGGCGAGGCCGCAGACACGGGGCTACACGGCGCCAATAGGCTAGCCAGCAATTCGCTGCTTGAGGCCCTGGTCATGGGGATAAACATGCCATTCTACATTGGTGAGGGTTGGGAAGGCCCTGACCTAAGTGATGGTGAGGTCCTAGGCATTAAATTACCAGGTAATGGCCGTGAGGTGAGTCTTGAGGAGATTAGGAAGTTTAATTGGGATTACCTGGGCATTGTTAGGGATGGGGATGGATTAAGTAGGTTGGTTAGTATTTACGAGGGTGCTTACTTAATGGGGTTTGATGAGTGGTCAAACGCGGCGCTGGTTTCGTACTTAACAGCCAAGGCAGCCCTTATGAGGGAGGAGTCACGGGGCTCGCATTACAGGGTTGATTATCCTGAAAAGGACGATGCTAGGTTTAGGAGGAGGATTTACCTCAGGGTGGTGGGTCATGATTGAGGAATTGTACATCGGGAGGCTGCTGGAGTTCCTAGAGGAGGATGCATACCCTGAGGATATAACGAGCAAATTCCTGAGTGGGGTCAGGGGTAGGGGGTTGGTTAGGTATAAGGATGAGGATAACGGTGTATTGGCCGGGATCAAGTTCATAGTACCCTTTCTGCGACACCTAGGTTTTGAAGTTAATAATTCAATGAGCGATGGCTCACAAATGAGGAGGGGTGACGTGGTCCTCTCCTTTACGGGACCCGCGGATAAGTTACTCGCTGTTGAGAGATTGGTGCTTAACTTCATAGCTAGGCTCTCTGGCATAGCCACAGTCACCAGGGTAATGGTGAACCTGGCGAGGTCCGTAAATCCCACGGTAAGGGTAGCCGGCACGAGAAAGACAACCCCAGGGCTTAGGGCCTTTGAGAAGTACGCCATTGAGGTTGGC
This window harbors:
- the nadA gene encoding quinolinate synthase NadA, yielding MNRGSLIEEVKRLKQERNAIILGHNYMDMDVQLVADFTGDSYDLALRAMETKADVIVFAGVRFMAEQAKALNYDREVLSPDLNAGCTIADALDRETLREYRERYPRAPVVLYVNSNVDVKAMADYIVTSSTAVKVVKKIPSDVVIFGPDYNLATYVERMTGKRIIKVPPNGKCIVHGNYVPGYVKDARARYPGAKVMIHPEAPLNVIDLADFVGSTNQMIEFARNSEAREFIVGTEIGMINALKLKVPGKEFYPLTTEPIARCPFMAMITLEKVYRSLRDSIYRVEMPRSMAEAVKEAFERTRKLLGD
- a CDS encoding L-aspartate oxidase — its product is MIYIIGSGIAGLSAAISLKMSNYPVTVITKRIHGGSSYESRGGIAAATAPDDSPELHARDTIAVGDGLCDVKSVDYFTREAPGVIETLEKWGFEFDEDLRLEAGHSRRRVHHRTDSTGMFLANFLLELATKLGINIVEDRVVALKVRDNAVKGFVTAGGVSVEDVDSVILATGGYAYLWSYTSNPRDNTGDSIALAFRAGAVVGDLEFVQFHPTVTIVGGESFLLTETLRGEGAVLINDRGERFAFKYHEKGELAPRDVLSRAIYNEYRLGRRVYMDLKPIDDFEVKFPLVNEFLRRHGLTKNDLIPVVPGAHYSIGGVRVNIKGESTIRGLYVIGEAADTGLHGANRLASNSLLEALVMGINMPFYIGEGWEGPDLSDGEVLGIKLPGNGREVSLEEIRKFNWDYLGIVRDGDGLSRLVSIYEGAYLMGFDEWSNAALVSYLTAKAALMREESRGSHYRVDYPEKDDARFRRRIYLRVVGHD
- the nadC gene encoding carboxylating nicotinate-nucleotide diphosphorylase, translated to MIEELYIGRLLEFLEEDAYPEDITSKFLSGVRGRGLVRYKDEDNGVLAGIKFIVPFLRHLGFEVNNSMSDGSQMRRGDVVLSFTGPADKLLAVERLVLNFIARLSGIATVTRVMVNLARSVNPTVRVAGTRKTTPGLRAFEKYAIEVGGGDPHRFNLADAVLIKDNHISLYGDLEGLVRLVKSRVSFTKKVQVEVSNYEDAIRAYRAGADALLLDNMKPSEIVPIVNELKGRVIIEASGGITPDNVVDYARTGVDVISSGYITHSSRWLDFSMDVERLT